The genome window tgcaatctgtacgcgcctttccctaagacctctttgatgaggtagggtccttcccacttgggggcgagtttgcctgggcgctcggcattagatgcctcattgtcgcgtaggacgtagtctcccgggttgaaagtacaaacgcggacgcgcgcgttgtagtatttttcaagtttggatttatatttggcctcgttgatggcagcgttttcgcgcctttcttccaagaggtccaaatcgatcctgcgttccatgttgttgtctagtttttcaatagccaacattctaggagaggggagacctacttctgcggggatcaccgcttctgaaccgtagactaggctgaagggtgtttccctattgcttgtttttgggcttgtgcggtgagcccataagatatttgggagttcatcgacccagccacgcctggccgttcccaaccgtgccttgatcccttcgactaggcttttattgatactctcgacttggccgttcccttgcgggtgtgcgaccgaggagaatatgtgctcaatgtgtagttcctctagccatttttgaaattcgtcggcggcgaaattggtgccgttatcggtgacaatgcacattggtaatccgaaacggcagataatgtgttcccaaatgaactttcttgttatcatagcagtggttgaggcgagtggttttgcttctacccatttggtgaagtaatcaaccgccactatgataaatttgaccgcacctggagcgtcagggaaaggtcccacaacgtcaattgcccatttctgaaagggccatgcggttgtgacggggactaagttgttctttggccgcaaggtttttggagcatgacgttgacagtcgatgcacttgcgtaactctttgacggcgtccaggtgcatgccgggccagtaatacccggcattcatgattttggccactaccatgcgtggtccagcgtgtatgccacatatgccctcgtgtatctctcgaatgaggtatgtggcatcctgggggttgacgcatcgtaatagtggcccgaggtatgacttgcggtataagataccgtctcccatctgatagtggcacgctttgtattgtagtttgcgtgcttctgatttgctttcgggggtcacaccggattgtagatatgcgataataggtgtcatccatgatgttgaaccgtattgaatgacgttgacctggcgcaggggtaccgaaggattttgcaggatttcgatgcgtatctcctttgccaagtgttggaaactggtagatgcaagttttgatagtgcatctgcggacttgttctcgcttcgattaatatggcgaatattgaatgaagcgaatttggattttagttgcaggacttgctcgaggtagaggatcatgatatccccctttgcggcatagtcgccgcgtacttggcctgcaactaacaaagagtcgacgtgggcttccagatgttgcacgccgattttgactgctaaacgtagccctgctaacagagcctcatattctgcctcgttgtttgtgcttttgaattcgaggcggattgcatatgtgagttcttggccgtcggggctgacgagtcgcagacctgcacccgctccttcatcgttggaggcaccatctgtgaagagtgcccatgtctctgaggagggtggcgttggtgcaggagtttgtgcttcttcgcattcttggatgcgattcaccggtacttcggcggcgaaatcagctaagatctggcctttaatcgcggggcgcggtttataatgtatcgtgtgcgcgcccagctcgatggcccatttcgctaatcgcccagagatgtcgggtttggagaggatcgggccgatcctgtaattggttagcactgtgatgacgtggtttacgaagtagcgtcgcaaccgtcttgaagcgtgcactagtgctagcaccaatttctccattattgagtaccttgtctctgggtcgttaagcatcttgctgatgtaatagatgggtgtttgaacccccttccGCTCCACAATcagtaccgcacccaccgcgttgtccgcggcggataggtatagtatgagtggctcatttttgcgtggtgcggttaaagttgggagttgtatcaaacactccttcatttcccggaaggcttgttcagcctctgcggtccactggaattgttctttctttgaacagctccgcagtgtcttgatgaacggataagacttagccgcgtggttggctaagaatctgttgagtgccgctagcctgccggctagccgttgcatatccttcatcgatgaaggcgatggcatgcgctcgatcgcctggaccttctccgggtttaccttgaatccatctttagtcacgatgaacccaaggaacttgccttcttccattccaaacgagcatttccctggattgagctttatgttaacgcttcgcagggTTTGGAATGTTCTGtcgatatctgtgagcatggtatcttcttccatgctcatgacgaccaggtcgtccatgtagatttcgacacttttgcttatttggccgcggaaagtgtcgttcatcaacttttggtaggttgagcccgcgttgcgcaacccaaacggcatttttgtatagcagtaatttccggtgggagtccggaatgccgttttgtcttcatcctcgattgccatttgtacttgatggtatcctttgtagcaatcgaggaaacacttccacctgaatggtgcgaggttgtcgaccttttcgtcgatttctggaagcgcgtaacaatccttggggcaggctttgttaaggtctttgtaatcgacgcacatgcgccagcccccggatggtttttctaccatgactgggttggacaaccaagtctggtatttaacttcccgcaggatgcctgcggagagcagttcttcgatctgctcttgcatcgcctgatttttagctgatacaaggtggcgttggccttggatcactggcttgatacctggcatggtattcaagtgatgttgcgcaatatcacgtgggaccccggtcatgtccgcgggtgtccacgcgaagatgtcttggttcctgaagaggagctgcttcaattgcgctttggtggtcggggacaaggcgtgacccaatgtgaccttttgttctgggtacctcgcgttgagaacccatttttctggttggtcattgggggtgggccttgcgaccttggtcggacgtacttcgtccgacatcatgacgtctctgcgggcatagattatcgcgacccccgattcggttgggaaaccaaccgcagagtgggggaccgacgtaatcatattgaaatctccttgggattctctcccgaggagtacgtcatatctggaggtgtgaggtaaaaccatgaagtttacctcctctGTCCGtgtgcggtttccgctggaaagacgcacaggaaaagtaatctggcctaggggaaagacagtttcccctgcgaacccggttaacgggtaatctactgcttgcaaccgatctttgtcctcttggtcgaactggttgaagcattgttcgtaaattatatcagatgtactgcccgggtcgatgaatagacgctcggtgcagtagtgtgctaGTTGGCcagaaatgacgacggcgcgcctatcgcgcggtccgcctaggacttttggaaagacgacctgctcgtccttccagtcacattccggccttcttgccgctttCCGCGGCCTGCCCTtccctccgtggatcatgtgggtggaagccacatGCATGGTTCgtttcccggaggaggtaccttcgccgtgaggggtaatgcgcttggtgggtttttgcccacctggcaaaagatgttgcagtttcccctcctttaaggcgcgctcaatctccagtcggagactgatgcagctgttggtggtgtggcccgagtccttgtggtactcacagtagagtgtgaggtcctgatttttcttggacttcattggttgggccggtcgcaagaactgtgggtccgcaaggaggacctcacttggcgacatggtgatctcggtccagttgcggtcccgagattctttcttgGACGCCCGattgtctcgggcggggttgtagttctttgggtcgaacgtgttggtttgcgggaagtatggtttggaaatatcgcgatttccaacgtcccggttgcgtttattgttacgcttggacccttgttgggatgtttcggcttggggttttgcctttgctacatgcggttcgagtgaccgctgtgtctgggcgtattttttgaccgcagtcatgacatcttcccattttttgggcaagccctccttgccagagatggtcatgatcatctctctgtctttgacggcccggatgaagtggtttcgtgccatctggtctgccacgtcacctatttccaggcactctttattataacggacgacgaatgcttcgagcgattcgtcgttccttcgccagatgttcatgacgtcacacgagtctcgttcgtggcgtcgctgctggcaaaaATATGCGAGGAACTTGCtgcgcaagtcctcgaatgaatccagtgatcccactggcaaagaatcgaaccatgccctggccaggcccgtaacggtctgggggaaaaaattacaccaagtgggttcgtcccactggccgttgatgcccgcgcctatgaagacgttcatgtggtcgtccgggtcggtcgaaccattgtatttcccaacgttgaatgggaactttgtcgtggtgacctgggcgttggcaatccgcgtgccgaacttggaattttcggccgctgcctttggcctgtatggttcattcgcagggcgctttgccgccctaaggtatgtattgcgggggtgactgggagggacatagttgcgtcctcccggtctgctactggtgtcatgcgaatcaccgcggtagctatggtcgtcagggtcggtatgaccgtacccttcggtgtatggttgcgGGCCCAATCGGCTTTGAATGCCGGGGCCGCGtctggaggttgatcgcctcctgtcttcgccatgggggccaaggcgggtgtgtaccggtcctctggtgtgggacccgtatgaggaatcatcctcgttgagggtgtggaccgaacagtaagacgatcccctTTCTTCACGCCGGCTTCTTGACGCCGGTCGTGAAAGGATCCtaccgtcgtattgtaaaatacgctcgacaggggtgtgcggtgctgggggaagcccagctcgtatattcgcttcagtacaagcgcggttgtatgctgcagtcagcgtagctgcctgctgctcgtaccaggcatgaatggtcgtgcctggtgggatcacagatgggaactgtgataagtcatgtccgaacataaaggaggggctcctttgtgtggacgtgccaatgtgtccgggcTGGGAGGTCGAGGTATTGACCCCTGCcgggtttgggattggaggattttggttatccgcagtattgttttggtgatcagtcatgatcgtgagaggaaaaaggatgatttagaaaatgctaagagtagcggtgggcgccaatgatgaaacaatggttaaccgggcagggttaacacactggtctcgtcaagaagggttaatcccttcctctcggagatcgctggctggatcaccggtggttgatctcctgcacaaggaaacaagccgtgactcgtaacaaggaggatggggtggggggtgctccttgttaccactctccggcgtgagaatcagtagtttgcttgggaagcaaagcaagatagtagtagtgagagagttgtgagaagatacctcaaacctggtttggggttggtatttatagccgaggagtggaggaggatgatgatggatggactgacgacgtgctgccccttttcaggtgtgtcaggctcgtcggttatggaggttacgccacgtcagtccattgcttacgtagctctgacaggtaactgtcattggtgccacttgcactgtggtgtcagtaccacttgcttgagtacataggatgcggtgcaagccgcatcgctacgtgcggtaacatctgaagttaccgcgtctcctacttgtgatcaaggaatacgcgagatgcggtgctagccgcatcgtcgtcttgcctgcatcccttgtcgtgacgaaaatgtccgtatggtgcggtgtcagccgtaccaCTACGTTCATCtccttctatgcctaaggtaaggctttcctgtattgatagaagtgttcactggacgcggtgcgatgccgcgtcgctgtgaatacttccgttttcgtacaccagatgtgatgctatgtcgcatcactctaccgttctcctgttccatgtaagtcctcctttgttactagatagattggattcaacccttgtgtcgatgcgttctcgcatgggcacaagtgggttgttagctagtgggggttttgataagggtaatggtcactcgcggtcgatgctgacgcgagatctgggaccataccccatCAACACTTTTGTTAATCAAAAAGAATATGGCCCATGGCTGTCATACCATACAATAATGTTATCCACCAAATACTCCGACACTTGGGATATTTTAATTGACTATGATCAATTTCCACAGCAGCCATAGGCCCATATAATACCAAACTTGTAACATTTGGTGCAGAATTAGTTTAATTTtggtttgaacactcataaaaagTAAGCATGTTTCAAACGATTATTCTTCCATTATTTattttgaacactcataaaaggATTTTATCTAGTAATatattataaaaagaaacaacatTATTTACACACAAATGTATATTTCATACCAACAATATGTTGAGAATTGTAAAAAAAACCATATAGACGATTACAAAACCgttatattttctctctcctgCTACTTTAATTATTATCTATGCACTACATACAAGCTACGTTTTTCGCAGTAGTAAGTATATAATTACAAACAACTCTTTAACGCGTAATCTAATCAAGAACTTAACGATTAACGTAGCTAAGGACCGTGTATAGTGTTTGGGCAACAGTTAGAATCAACAGAAGTAAAGCCGCCATCGCAGATATCAACGACCACGGTGTGTTAAAATAAGTGTACTTAAAACTCGCTAGTTGGACGTGCCACCCGCTATGATAATGTCGATTTACGTTATCAAATAACCGAGCCAAGTAACACACATCGATATCGAATGTAACATCCTTTCCCATATTGTTAATAAAAGTTGCAACTTCAGCATCCGTACCCAAATAGTTCTCGATAATGTTCCAATCGCATAACAACTCGACGTCTTTAGACGTGTTTATCAAGCAATCAAGCAGCGTAGCGTATGTAGTGACGATTTTTAAGCATCCACTATGACATTGTTCAAATGCAACCGCGTTTAATAAAAAAGCGCACATGAAATCGTCGATTGCTATAGTCGGCATGTGGATAACGCCGTGTTTGAAGTTAACCACAAGGAAGCTTTCGGCTTCCCACGGCTTTAACTTGATTCCCGATCGACGAAGCTTTGAGATGCTATGAATTACATGTGGGGGTGGACGATTGTCGGGTTTTGTAGAGTGTTCGAGATCcgatggaaggaaacttgttcgAAGAAGGTCAAGCAAGTGTTTCGCTTTAACGTTGGAGTATTTCTCCAGAACGGTATCAGGCCGTTGTAGAGCTAAATTAAAAAAGCCCAACGCTAACATAGCTAGCGTTGGGCTTTCTGGTGTTTTCGTTAACTGGAATAAACAATCCAGAACGAAATACGGGATCTGGTTTTCCAACCTGACCAGATCCCGTAAGAAAAATGAAACGATCCACGACATGGTTATTAGTGGATCATAATCCTCAACCTCCACCAACCCACCAATCTTTCTAAAAAGCTCTATTATAAAACAACCGTCGAGCACCATCATTTCAATGAACTCGTCGGTTGTGTAAGGGATGGTGAGAGAGTAACACTCGCGGGCCCTGGCCTCTAGCGGTTGCACGGCCCTCAAGTAGTCCTCCAACACCATCCCTTTAGCTTGTGTTCTATTTAACAACTGGCGTAGAAACCGCCACTTGTGCTCCTCGATCATCTCGAGGTGCGGTTGACCGTGGTGGAACGGTCCAACCGAGACTATGTGGGGTTGATATGACTTACCGTTGATGTCGATCAGGGTTTGTGGGACTTTGAAAATGGAACATGTGGTTCGACCCGCGGCGACACTTAGTAGTTTGGGTGTGTCGGAAAGTTTGTGTTGCATGGCCGTGAGTCGATCTCGGTTGATTTCCCATATTGTGACCGCATGATGTTCTACACTTTGAGAACCAATATTATCCATCTTTGTACTTTGAGAAAGTAATAGAAGTTTTGAGTTATGATTGGTTTTTAAATGTTAATATTTGTAGAGGTAGAGGAAACCAACACGTTATTTAGTTGATTGGTTAGGTAAGTTGAAATGAATAATATAACAACAgctttttttaacggccaacaaactcaattcCGAGCATtttcggggcacccactggacaaacggagtactccgagagtaacccgagtccaccaccaattccggggaaaacccggtaacccacccgcccgtagacacgacagtgaaattaccggtaaaacccgtttggctcaaggatccaacccaggtttccctgggtctcctatcattgtccACCAGTGTCTCACTCTGCACCAAATGGGAGTCgaacttgcatctctcaagagaaatgcaaaccctccaccacttgatctagataTCATTGAAAATATAACAATAGCTTGGTTTAATTTTCTTGGCAACtcttgttttgattttttttttttttttttgttagttttttttagccGCCGTATTTATTTGACGAATCTGTTTGGAATGAGTGGAAAGTGGATCAAAATTTATTATTTAGTATTAGTATAGCTATTCATGTGTCTTATAAACAAGTTGCTATTGTATAAAAGTATAGCTATTCATGTCTTAA of Helianthus annuus cultivar XRQ/B chromosome 1, HanXRQr2.0-SUNRISE, whole genome shotgun sequence contains these proteins:
- the LOC110882773 gene encoding UPF0481 protein At3g47200; the protein is MDNIGSQSVEHHAVTIWEINRDRLTAMQHKLSDTPKLLSVAAGRTTCSIFKVPQTLIDINGKSYQPHIVSVGPFHHGQPHLEMIEEHKWRFLRQLLNRTQAKGMVLEDYLRAVQPLEARARECYSLTIPYTTDEFIEMMVLDGCFIIELFRKIGGLVEVEDYDPLITMSWIVSFFLRDLVRLENQIPYFVLDCLFQLTKTPESPTLAMLALGFFNLALQRPDTVLEKYSNVKAKHLLDLLRTSFLPSDLEHSTKPDNRPPPHVIHSISKLRRSGIKLKPWEAESFLVVNFKHGVIHMPTIAIDDFMCAFLLNAVAFEQCHSGCLKIVTTYATLLDCLINTSKDVELLCDWNIIENYLGTDAEVATFINNMGKDVTFDIDVCYLARLFDNVNRHYHSGWHVQLASFKYTYFNTPWSLISAMAALLLLILTVAQTLYTVLSYVNR